The following proteins are co-located in the Symphalangus syndactylus isolate Jambi chromosome 21, NHGRI_mSymSyn1-v2.1_pri, whole genome shotgun sequence genome:
- the LOC129471146 gene encoding uncharacterized protein DDB_G0271670-like, with protein MTHDKSWRRYSISGSTKCRCGSRIAGPNALGSGGYRSSSSSSRSILSSSNLSSSNPSSSSNPSSSSPSSSSSSSSPSSSNPSSSSPSSSNPSSSSPSSSSPSSSSPSSSNPSSSNPSSSSPSSSSPSSSNPSSSSSSSSPSSSNPSSSSSSSSRSSSSPSSSSSSSSSSSSPSSSSSSSSPSSSSSNSSPSPSSSSSSPSSSSSNSSPSPSSSSSSPSSSSSSSSPSSSSSSSSPSSSPSSSRPSAALGRRPQSPQSSHCAPFP; from the coding sequence ATGACACACGACAAAAGCTGGCGAAGATACTCAATCTCGGGGAGTACCAAGTGCAGGTGTGGTTCAAGAATCGCCGGGCCAAATGCTCTCGGGAGCGGCGGTTACAGAAGCAGCTCCAGCAGCTCCAGGAGCATTCTCAGCAGCAGCAACCTCAGCAGCAGCaaccccagcagcagcagcaaccccagcagcagcagccccagcagcagctccagcagcagcagccccagcagcagcaaccccagcagcagcagccccagcagcagcaaccccagcagcagcagccccagcagcagcagccccagcagcagcagccccagcagcagcaaccccagcagcagcaaccccagcagcagcagccccagcagcagcagccccagcagcagcaaccccagcagcagctccagcagcagcagccccagcagcagcaaccccagcagcagctccagcagcagcagccgcagcagcagcagccccagcagcagcagctccagcagcagctccagcagcagccccagcagcagcagctccagcAGCAGCCCCAGTAGCAGCTCCAGCAacagcagccccagccccagtagcagcagcagcagccccagtAGCAGCTCCAGCAacagcagccccagccccagtagcagcagcagcagccccagtagcagctccagcagcagcagccccagtAGCAGCTCCAGCAGCAGCAGTCCCAGCAGCAGCCCCAGCAGCAGCCGCCCCAGTGCAGCCCTGGGCAGGAGGCCACAGAGCCCACAGAGCTCGCACTGTGCCCCCTTTCCCTGA